One genomic segment of Salinigranum rubrum includes these proteins:
- the infB gene encoding translation initiation factor IF-2: MSESDTTPTALRTPIVAVLGHVDHGKTSLLDTIRGSAVSEGEAGAITQHIGATAVPLETISDMAGSLVDPEDFDLPGLLFIDTPGHHSFSTLRSRGGALADIAIVVVDVNDGFQPQTVEAIEILKRTGTPFVVAANKIDTTPGWNPQEGAPIQQTYEAQSSRARSMLDENLYEIIGDLSDNGFSADLYWRVQNFQKNVGVVPSSAMTSEGIPDLLAVLMGLSQRYMKEEMQIDVTGPGAGTVLEVKEERGFGTTLDVVLYDGSIKEGETIVVGGKNDPIVTEVRALLRPRPNAEIRTEKRFERVDEVTAASGVKIAAPDLEDAMAGAPVRVVRDRPVDEVIAEVKRELAEIEVETAEEGVVVKADTLGSLEAMANALDEAEVPILRAEVGDVAPRDVAVASTANEEKHKVILAFNVSVLKNAQEELDKAGVKLFDDDVIYQLVEEYEAYVDEMQRAQQENVLDKIIRPCRFRVLEDHVFRQSNPAVVGVEVMSGTLKNNQYVVKWEGNEPTRVGQLNGIQEQGEDVSEARAGKRVSVAIDGPTVGRQIDEGDELWIMLPEKHAKILEQELSSDIPADELEALQSYLDKHRRRDPFWGK; the protein is encoded by the coding sequence ATGTCCGAATCAGACACCACACCTACCGCACTCCGCACCCCCATCGTCGCCGTTCTCGGCCACGTCGACCACGGCAAGACGAGCCTGCTCGACACCATCCGTGGGTCGGCCGTCTCCGAGGGCGAGGCGGGGGCCATCACGCAGCACATCGGAGCGACGGCGGTCCCGCTCGAAACCATCTCCGACATGGCCGGGAGTCTCGTCGACCCCGAGGACTTCGACCTGCCGGGACTCCTGTTCATCGACACGCCGGGACACCACTCGTTCAGCACCCTCCGCTCCCGGGGCGGGGCGCTCGCCGACATCGCCATCGTCGTCGTCGACGTCAACGACGGCTTCCAGCCCCAGACGGTCGAGGCCATCGAGATCCTCAAACGCACGGGGACGCCCTTCGTCGTCGCCGCGAACAAGATCGACACGACGCCGGGGTGGAACCCACAGGAGGGCGCGCCCATCCAGCAGACGTACGAGGCCCAATCGTCGAGAGCGCGGTCGATGCTGGACGAGAACCTCTACGAGATCATCGGTGACCTCTCGGACAACGGCTTCTCGGCCGACCTCTACTGGCGCGTCCAGAACTTCCAGAAGAACGTCGGCGTCGTCCCCTCCTCGGCGATGACGAGCGAGGGCATTCCCGACCTCCTCGCCGTGCTGATGGGCCTCTCACAGCGCTACATGAAAGAGGAGATGCAGATCGACGTCACCGGTCCCGGCGCGGGGACGGTGCTGGAAGTCAAAGAGGAACGCGGCTTCGGTACCACGCTCGACGTGGTCCTCTACGACGGGAGCATCAAGGAGGGCGAGACCATCGTCGTCGGCGGGAAGAACGACCCCATCGTCACCGAGGTCCGGGCGCTCCTCCGACCCAGACCGAACGCCGAAATCCGAACCGAAAAGCGGTTCGAGCGGGTCGACGAGGTGACGGCGGCATCGGGTGTCAAAATCGCCGCGCCGGACCTCGAAGACGCGATGGCGGGCGCTCCCGTGCGAGTGGTCCGTGACCGCCCCGTCGACGAGGTCATCGCCGAGGTGAAGCGCGAACTCGCCGAAATCGAGGTCGAAACCGCCGAAGAGGGCGTCGTCGTCAAGGCCGACACGCTCGGGAGTTTAGAGGCGATGGCCAACGCGCTCGACGAGGCCGAGGTCCCCATCCTTCGCGCCGAGGTGGGCGACGTCGCACCGCGGGACGTGGCCGTCGCCTCGACCGCGAACGAGGAGAAACACAAGGTCATTCTCGCGTTCAACGTGAGCGTGCTGAAGAACGCCCAGGAGGAACTCGATAAGGCGGGCGTGAAACTGTTCGACGACGACGTCATCTACCAACTCGTCGAGGAGTACGAGGCGTACGTCGACGAGATGCAACGCGCCCAGCAGGAGAACGTCCTCGACAAGATCATCCGGCCGTGTCGGTTCCGCGTGCTCGAAGACCACGTCTTCCGCCAGTCCAACCCCGCCGTCGTCGGCGTCGAAGTCATGTCGGGCACGCTGAAGAACAACCAGTACGTCGTCAAGTGGGAGGGCAACGAGCCGACGCGCGTCGGGCAGTTGAACGGGATTCAAGAACAGGGCGAGGACGTGAGCGAGGCCCGCGCCGGCAAGCGGGTGAGCGTCGCCATCGACGGGCCCACCGTCGGACGACAGATCGACGAGGGCGACGAACTGTGGATCATGCTCCCCGAGAAACACGCGAAGATCCTCGAACAGGAGCTCTCCTCGGACATCCCGGCGGACGAACTCGAAGCGCTGCAGTCGTACCTCGACAAGCACCGGCGACGGGACCCATTCTGGGGGAAGTAG
- a CDS encoding PRC-barrel domain-containing protein: MVLAENLSGKAVMGSDGAELGTLYNITMDLKTGKLHDLLVEPNLEVSSDYETDDENLLHVPVGDVQAVKDYIVVGQ; the protein is encoded by the coding sequence ATGGTACTCGCGGAAAACCTCTCGGGGAAGGCCGTCATGGGTTCGGACGGGGCCGAACTCGGGACGCTGTACAACATCACGATGGACCTGAAGACGGGCAAGCTACACGACCTCCTGGTCGAACCGAACCTCGAAGTGTCGAGCGACTACGAAACGGACGACGAGAACCTGCTGCACGTCCCGGTCGGGGACGTCCAAGCGGTGAAAGACTACATCGTCGTCGGCCAGTAA
- a CDS encoding NOB1 family endonuclease, whose protein sequence is MRLLDSSAFINDYHTDDQTASIPAVREELDGSAAMRFEAMEGAGMHVHIPTEGTVAKVRRAAKETGDAGVLSDTDTRLVAAAFELDATLVTDDYAMQNVASRLNIDCDVVSQDGISEQRTWRYQCQGCGREFDEDEGRCPVCGMDLTRKNPS, encoded by the coding sequence ATGCGACTTCTCGACTCGTCGGCGTTCATCAACGACTACCACACCGACGACCAGACGGCGTCGATTCCGGCCGTCCGTGAGGAGCTAGACGGCTCCGCGGCGATGCGGTTCGAGGCGATGGAGGGCGCCGGCATGCACGTCCACATCCCCACCGAGGGGACCGTCGCGAAAGTCCGCCGGGCAGCGAAGGAAACCGGCGACGCGGGCGTCCTCTCCGACACCGACACCCGACTCGTCGCCGCGGCGTTCGAACTCGACGCGACGCTCGTCACGGACGACTACGCCATGCAGAACGTCGCCTCCCGGCTGAACATCGACTGCGACGTCGTCAGCCAGGACGGTATCTCCGAACAGCGCACCTGGCGCTACCAGTGTCAGGGCTGCGGCCGGGAGTTCGACGAGGACGAGGGCCGATGTCCGGTCTGCGGGATGGACCTGACGCGGAAGAACCCGTCGTAG
- a CDS encoding CPBP family intramembrane glutamic endopeptidase: MESPTGNTREAAISRLAGLTQAVLVVFAAFLVAAAVVAPTSAWLVDVGMLAAGSLALNVTRTVLQFVGFVVAIVGFLALTDTWGVLHTRRPTGRALLLAGGAVVALLAMQFGAGFLFQALGVSFGENQVITQGREAPVYFLYMIPVSLLLVGPIEELLFRGVVQGVLRKGFGVRWGIVLASALFGLVHWVAVSGGPLEKLAYVTIAAVLGIVLGVLYERTETIVAPALAHGVYNSVLFVIQYAGATGTV, translated from the coding sequence ATGGAGTCTCCGACAGGGAACACGCGCGAGGCGGCCATCTCGCGCCTCGCCGGACTCACACAGGCAGTGCTGGTGGTGTTCGCCGCCTTCCTCGTCGCGGCCGCCGTCGTCGCGCCGACGTCGGCGTGGCTCGTCGACGTCGGCATGCTCGCCGCGGGGAGCCTCGCGCTGAACGTCACGCGGACCGTCCTCCAGTTCGTCGGGTTCGTCGTCGCCATCGTCGGCTTCCTCGCGCTCACCGACACGTGGGGGGTCCTCCACACCCGTCGGCCGACGGGGCGGGCCCTCCTGCTCGCGGGCGGAGCCGTCGTCGCCCTCCTCGCGATGCAGTTCGGGGCGGGCTTTCTGTTTCAGGCGCTGGGCGTCTCCTTCGGCGAGAACCAGGTCATCACCCAGGGCAGGGAGGCACCGGTGTACTTCCTCTACATGATCCCGGTGTCGCTGTTGCTCGTCGGTCCAATCGAGGAGTTGCTCTTCCGGGGTGTGGTACAGGGCGTCCTCAGGAAGGGGTTCGGCGTCCGGTGGGGCATCGTCCTCGCGAGCGCGCTGTTCGGCCTGGTCCACTGGGTGGCGGTGTCGGGAGGTCCGCTGGAGAAACTCGCGTACGTCACCATCGCCGCCGTGTTAGGCATCGTCCTCGGCGTGCTGTACGAGCGGACCGAGACCATCGTCGCTCCCGCGTTGGCGCACGGCGTCTACAACTCGGTGCTGTTCGTCATCCAGTACGCGGGCGCGACCGGGACGGTGTGA
- a CDS encoding TVP38/TMEM64 family protein, whose amino-acid sequence MRLFESPAARRQTLLRTGVLALVVVGVGVAVTRYAPFVTDPEWVRATVDRAGPYAPLAFVALQATQVVLAPIPGQTLAVVGGYLFGPVGAVYSVLGVAIGSSVVLVLSRRYGRPFVQRVVTDGVLERFDTFVDDYGLLGLVVVFSLPTFPDDAICALAGLTSIRLRTILVVLVLARTPTFVLATLVGDGLAGAQYRLVVGILVGAAAVVVGVYLCRERLLAALPTA is encoded by the coding sequence ATGCGGCTGTTCGAGTCCCCCGCCGCCCGCCGGCAAACCCTCCTCCGAACCGGCGTCCTCGCCCTCGTCGTGGTCGGCGTCGGCGTGGCCGTGACGCGGTACGCCCCGTTCGTGACCGACCCCGAGTGGGTCCGCGCGACCGTCGACCGGGCCGGTCCCTACGCTCCGCTGGCGTTCGTCGCCCTCCAGGCCACGCAGGTCGTCCTCGCACCTATTCCCGGACAGACGCTGGCGGTCGTCGGCGGCTACCTCTTCGGTCCGGTCGGTGCCGTCTACAGCGTTCTGGGAGTCGCCATCGGCAGCAGCGTCGTCCTCGTCCTCTCGCGGCGGTACGGTCGGCCGTTCGTCCAGCGGGTGGTCACAGACGGGGTGCTGGAGCGGTTCGACACGTTCGTCGACGACTACGGCCTCCTTGGACTGGTAGTCGTCTTCTCGCTGCCGACGTTCCCCGACGACGCCATCTGCGCGCTCGCCGGACTCACCTCAATCAGACTGCGGACGATACTCGTCGTGCTCGTCCTCGCGCGGACGCCGACGTTCGTCCTCGCGACGCTGGTCGGCGACGGCCTCGCCGGCGCGCAGTACCGACTCGTCGTCGGAATTCTCGTCGGTGCGGCGGCCGTAGTCGTGGGCGTCTATCTCTGCAGGGAGCGTCTCCTGGCGGCGCTCCCCACCGCGTAG
- a CDS encoding CehA/McbA family metallohydrolase, whose translation MRRLRLDLHVHTEDSYDADEPVERMLERAAAVGLDGVVVTDHDAIRESRRAAALAPSYGLVGLPGVEVSTADGHLLALGVDDRPPRADPLSTTVDRVHAQGGVAVVPHPFQRSRHGARRDAIVAADPDAVEVYNAHTLVGLRNRQTRTFAREYDFPGVGASDAHSAPLVGKAYTELRVEETTGKGILDAIRAGRTRVVGQRTSTRQYVRKYVSNAAIRAASVR comes from the coding sequence ATGAGACGGCTCCGGCTCGACCTCCACGTCCACACGGAGGACTCGTACGACGCGGACGAACCCGTCGAACGGATGCTCGAACGCGCGGCGGCGGTCGGCCTCGACGGCGTCGTCGTCACCGACCACGACGCCATCCGCGAGTCGCGCCGGGCGGCGGCGCTCGCACCGTCGTACGGCCTCGTCGGTCTCCCCGGGGTGGAGGTGTCGACCGCCGACGGACACCTCCTCGCGCTCGGTGTCGACGACCGCCCCCCGCGCGCCGACCCGCTTTCGACGACGGTCGACCGGGTCCACGCACAGGGCGGCGTCGCCGTCGTCCCCCACCCGTTCCAGCGGTCGCGACACGGCGCACGGCGGGACGCCATCGTGGCCGCCGACCCGGACGCGGTCGAGGTGTACAACGCACACACGCTCGTCGGCCTCCGCAACCGCCAGACGCGGACGTTCGCCCGCGAGTACGACTTTCCAGGGGTCGGCGCGAGCGACGCCCACTCGGCCCCGCTCGTCGGGAAGGCGTACACCGAACTCCGGGTCGAGGAGACGACGGGGAAGGGGATACTCGACGCCATCCGCGCCGGCCGGACGCGCGTCGTCGGCCAGCGAACCTCCACCCGCCAGTACGTCCGCAAGTACGTGTCCAACGCCGCCATCCGCGCGGCGTCGGTGCGGTGA
- a CDS encoding CDP-alcohol phosphatidyltransferase family protein: MSDENRSALEPVEGFDSRAERVVRSTAGENMLSRLNGADWLSLTALFWAWVAALLVISGEPNWGILAMFGGFLFDKADGYWARRQGVDSDFGRAIDSFIDVFVYLVTAALLYHTVLAPHPVVGAVVGFVVLLFGGLRLVRHNAEGFGDEGGTSYYVGTTVVHTNVVVLASYLLDAFVGAWNGWVAGVAVVAVCPLMTSRYKAYKTDLGHWLVGIGGAVSIALVLALEFGLV, from the coding sequence ATGTCCGACGAGAACAGGTCCGCACTCGAACCGGTCGAGGGGTTCGACTCCCGGGCCGAGCGCGTGGTGCGTTCGACGGCCGGGGAGAACATGCTTTCCCGACTGAACGGGGCGGACTGGCTCAGCCTGACGGCACTGTTCTGGGCGTGGGTCGCCGCGCTCCTCGTGATCAGCGGCGAGCCGAACTGGGGGATACTCGCGATGTTCGGCGGGTTCCTCTTCGACAAGGCCGACGGCTACTGGGCTCGTCGGCAGGGGGTCGACTCCGACTTCGGTCGGGCCATCGACTCCTTCATCGACGTCTTCGTCTATCTGGTGACCGCCGCCCTGCTGTATCACACGGTGCTCGCCCCGCACCCGGTCGTGGGAGCGGTCGTCGGCTTCGTCGTCCTCCTGTTCGGCGGCCTCCGCCTCGTCCGACACAACGCCGAGGGCTTCGGCGACGAGGGCGGCACCTCCTACTACGTCGGCACGACGGTCGTCCACACGAACGTCGTCGTCCTCGCGAGCTATCTGCTCGACGCGTTCGTCGGCGCGTGGAACGGCTGGGTCGCGGGCGTCGCCGTCGTCGCCGTCTGCCCGCTGATGACCTCCCGGTACAAGGCGTACAAGACCGACCTCGGCCACTGGCTCGTCGGCATCGGCGGCGCCGTGAGCATCGCGCTGGTCCTCGCGCTCGAGTTCGGTCTCGTATGA
- a CDS encoding GNAT family N-acetyltransferase, translating to MANLWRLTRNDHARRVYDALKRVGVTATRMYEYVAPAAEEVSRNPPDGVTVEAEEPHSLTRVECPALPEHRDDETVLVAREGTGSGGEVLGYLFVSPAPTIRVHPLEADLSFDGAYVRRVFVHPHARNRGVATALVARTRTLAHEWGLATVHALVALDNRPSQWTFDANGFERRRVHAYLRLFGYRRHTVSEV from the coding sequence ATGGCGAACCTCTGGCGACTGACCCGGAACGACCACGCCCGACGGGTGTACGACGCGCTGAAACGCGTCGGTGTCACCGCGACCCGGATGTACGAGTACGTCGCGCCGGCCGCCGAGGAGGTGAGCCGCAACCCCCCGGACGGCGTCACCGTCGAGGCGGAGGAGCCCCATTCGTTGACCCGGGTGGAGTGTCCGGCCCTCCCCGAACACCGCGACGACGAGACGGTCCTCGTCGCGCGCGAGGGAACGGGGAGCGGAGGAGAGGTGCTCGGTTACCTGTTCGTTAGCCCCGCACCGACCATCCGCGTCCACCCGCTGGAGGCTGATCTGTCCTTCGACGGCGCGTACGTCAGGCGGGTGTTCGTCCACCCGCACGCGCGCAACCGTGGGGTGGCGACGGCGCTCGTCGCCCGGACCAGAACGCTCGCCCACGAGTGGGGGCTGGCGACGGTTCACGCGCTCGTCGCCCTCGACAACCGCCCGTCGCAGTGGACCTTCGACGCGAACGGGTTCGAGCGACGACGCGTCCACGCCTACCTCAGGCTGTTCGGATACCGCCGTCACACCGTCAGCGAAGTCTGA
- a CDS encoding cupin domain-containing protein, translated as MVTHYIEPDDVDTQQFDWGTLKWMATPEVSDSERFSAGVVLLEPGKGHELHTHPDSDEILYVVSGTGEQTVAGDTREVGAGEMVSIPAGVEHGTVNTGWETLKLLAVYAPPGPEDVLADLPGCTIVPAGEIPTRD; from the coding sequence ATGGTAACGCACTACATCGAACCCGACGACGTCGACACACAGCAGTTCGACTGGGGGACGCTCAAGTGGATGGCGACACCGGAAGTGAGCGACTCAGAGCGGTTCAGCGCCGGGGTGGTACTGCTCGAACCCGGGAAGGGACACGAACTCCACACCCATCCCGACAGCGACGAGATCCTCTACGTCGTGAGCGGGACGGGCGAACAGACCGTCGCGGGCGACACGCGCGAGGTCGGTGCGGGGGAGATGGTGTCCATCCCCGCCGGCGTCGAGCACGGGACCGTGAACACGGGGTGGGAGACGCTCAAACTGCTCGCGGTGTACGCCCCGCCCGGCCCCGAGGACGTGCTGGCCGACCTCCCTGGCTGTACCATCGTCCCCGCGGGGGAGATTCCGACGCGCGACTGA
- a CDS encoding lipopolysaccharide biosynthesis protein, which yields MSRKLTSLVRRLVPSGGTGQRAAKSAVWLFGQNMVDRLLPLVLLVILARLVGPLELGLVGIALVSMSALRSLTEVGLNEALIQRIEDNVDRYLNTVLAMEIARGVLIFGVLFLAAPFIGRLFDAPAAVPLIQVLAVSAVLRGLKNPAVVYFQKNLEYHKMFVYTTGGTLAFFVTGLALALWDPSAWAWVGAFLASDLVRLVASYLIHDYRPGIGFDRQAAGELIQFGKWITGTSILYFLYNEGDDVFVGWLLSPVALAYYQYAYRMSNAPATELSQVIAGVMFPAFSKFQTDVERLRESYFATVRLASFVAVPMGIGFAVVTPAFVAAAFGTDWLPMVAAMQLLALYGVYRAIGKTMGALWKAVGRPDYVTKLSLLKVALLAVLIYPVTVRWGITGTAALIVAVNLVVMAPLDLYITAKILETTSTRILSEVTYPLLASAVMAGATWYVGQALVLPAWIELCVMVVTGGVVYAAAVLALDLGTNWGMRANLRQLVSNVVS from the coding sequence ATGTCTCGAAAGCTCACCTCACTCGTCCGTCGACTCGTGCCGAGCGGCGGAACCGGCCAGCGCGCCGCCAAGAGCGCCGTCTGGCTCTTCGGTCAGAACATGGTCGACCGGCTGTTACCTCTCGTCCTGCTGGTCATCCTCGCGCGCCTCGTCGGCCCGCTCGAACTCGGACTCGTCGGCATCGCGCTCGTCTCGATGAGCGCCCTCCGCAGCCTCACGGAAGTGGGACTGAACGAGGCGCTCATCCAGCGTATCGAGGACAACGTCGACCGCTACCTCAACACCGTCCTCGCCATGGAAATCGCCCGCGGCGTCCTCATCTTCGGGGTGCTGTTCCTCGCTGCGCCGTTCATCGGCCGACTGTTCGACGCACCCGCGGCCGTGCCGCTCATCCAGGTGCTCGCCGTCTCGGCCGTCCTGCGCGGCCTGAAGAACCCCGCCGTGGTGTACTTCCAGAAGAACCTCGAGTACCACAAGATGTTCGTCTACACCACCGGCGGGACGCTCGCGTTCTTCGTCACGGGGCTCGCCCTCGCCCTGTGGGACCCCTCCGCGTGGGCGTGGGTCGGCGCGTTCCTCGCCTCGGACCTCGTCCGACTGGTGGCGTCGTACCTCATCCACGACTACCGTCCGGGCATCGGCTTCGACCGCCAGGCGGCGGGCGAACTCATCCAGTTCGGCAAGTGGATCACGGGGACCTCCATCCTCTACTTCCTCTACAACGAGGGTGACGACGTCTTCGTGGGGTGGCTTCTCTCGCCCGTTGCCCTCGCGTACTACCAGTACGCCTACCGGATGTCGAACGCGCCCGCGACGGAACTGAGCCAGGTCATCGCCGGGGTCATGTTCCCCGCGTTCTCGAAGTTCCAGACCGACGTGGAGCGCCTCCGCGAGAGCTACTTCGCCACCGTCCGCCTGGCGTCGTTCGTCGCGGTCCCGATGGGTATCGGCTTCGCCGTCGTCACACCCGCGTTCGTCGCGGCCGCCTTCGGAACCGACTGGCTCCCGATGGTCGCCGCGATGCAGTTGCTGGCGCTCTACGGCGTGTACCGCGCCATCGGCAAGACGATGGGCGCGCTCTGGAAGGCCGTCGGCCGCCCGGACTACGTCACGAAGCTCTCGCTGCTCAAGGTGGCGTTGCTCGCCGTCCTCATCTACCCGGTGACGGTTCGCTGGGGCATCACGGGTACCGCCGCGCTCATCGTCGCGGTGAACCTCGTCGTGATGGCGCCGCTGGACCTGTACATCACGGCGAAGATTCTCGAGACGACCAGCACGAGAATCCTCTCGGAGGTCACCTACCCGCTCCTCGCGAGCGCCGTCATGGCCGGTGCGACCTGGTACGTCGGTCAGGCGCTCGTCCTCCCTGCGTGGATCGAACTCTGCGTCATGGTCGTCACGGGCGGCGTCGTCTACGCGGCCGCCGTGCTCGCGCTCGACCTCGGCACGAACTGGGGCATGCGCGCGAACCTGCGCCAACTCGTCTCGAACGTCGTCAGCTGA
- the secF gene encoding protein translocase subunit SecF: MVEFDVPEVDYTRYTNRQLAAVPLAVLAVALLVIAGWTVVTGSPVNPGLDFTGGTELRITVDAPEGQAEQQIRAAFETQPESIRSVPSDGTYIVTFQSGAATTSEIEQQAEAAGFEIRSIDAVSAAFGSETQSQALLGVLIAFLGMSVLVFLMFRTFVPSIAVVISAFSDIVIPVALMNLLGIELSLGTVAALLMIIGYSVDSDILLNNHILRRSGDFYESTYRAMRTGVTMTLTSIAAMVVMTIVATLFGISLLAAIGIVLVFGLTADLMNTYLLNLSLLRWYKFEGVAR; this comes from the coding sequence ATGGTCGAGTTCGACGTACCGGAGGTCGACTACACCCGGTACACGAATCGTCAGCTCGCGGCGGTTCCGCTCGCGGTTCTCGCTGTCGCCCTCCTCGTCATCGCGGGGTGGACCGTCGTGACTGGCTCGCCGGTCAATCCCGGCTTGGACTTCACGGGCGGGACGGAGCTCCGTATCACCGTGGACGCCCCCGAGGGACAGGCCGAGCAGCAGATCCGCGCGGCGTTCGAGACGCAGCCGGAGTCGATCCGTTCGGTCCCCTCGGACGGAACGTACATCGTCACGTTCCAATCGGGAGCCGCCACGACGTCGGAAATCGAACAGCAGGCGGAGGCGGCCGGCTTCGAGATACGCTCTATCGACGCCGTCTCGGCCGCGTTCGGTTCCGAGACCCAGAGCCAGGCGCTCCTCGGCGTCCTCATCGCCTTCCTCGGGATGAGCGTGCTCGTCTTCTTGATGTTCCGGACGTTCGTTCCCTCCATCGCCGTGGTCATCTCGGCGTTCTCCGACATCGTCATTCCCGTGGCCCTGATGAACCTCCTCGGCATCGAACTCTCGCTCGGGACGGTCGCGGCCCTCCTGATGATCATCGGGTACTCCGTCGACTCGGACATCCTCCTGAACAACCACATCCTGCGGCGGTCGGGCGACTTCTACGAATCGACCTACCGCGCGATGCGAACGGGGGTGACGATGACGCTCACCTCCATCGCCGCGATGGTCGTGATGACCATCGTCGCCACCCTGTTCGGTATCTCGCTGCTCGCCGCCATCGGCATCGTCCTCGTGTTCGGCCTCACCGCGGACCTCATGAACACCTACCTGCTGAACCTCTCACTGCTTCGGTGGTACAAGTTCGAGGGGGTGGCTCGCTGA
- a CDS encoding preprotein translocase subunit SecD: MSGLRDNWRIVLLVIVLLASTFALFSPTVGGAESGNAATEGPTNLKYGLELSGGTRIRAPLIGITAEGVDIGDADTRQVARNVASEIPAADPGDVIVRRTAQSTATVEVTAENVSTQRLASTLDTLGLSYETVRDGVTEPTRAEVVRVLQNKINEAGLSGGTVQQVTTATGAHFILVEVPNEDRSEVVDLVESRGSVRVDIYYRQNGTYTTREGVLTGEDFQNIGTAQESERGPFVPVTVRPEAAAQFQQGVVETGVAQPGGAACTYEENPNATQPCLLVVVDDRVVNSFGMSPGLAQSMRAGDWADDPAFQLTTRNFSEAQRVSINLRAGELPAALDLEGEDGGTSSFISPSQGESFKVDSVITGIIAVLAVAGVVFVRYGEARVALPMIVTAFSEVLILLGFAAGIGYALNLPAIAGFIAVIGTGVDDLIIIADEVMAEGDVSSRRIFQSRFKKAFWVIGAAAATTVIAMSPLAVLSLGDLQGFAIFTILGVLVGVLLTRPAYGDILRVLLTEDR, encoded by the coding sequence ATGAGCGGCCTCCGCGACAACTGGCGCATCGTCCTGCTCGTCATCGTCCTCTTGGCGTCGACGTTCGCGCTCTTCTCCCCAACCGTCGGGGGCGCCGAGAGCGGAAACGCCGCGACGGAGGGTCCGACGAACCTCAAGTACGGCCTCGAACTCTCCGGCGGGACCCGAATCCGCGCGCCGCTCATCGGTATCACGGCCGAGGGCGTCGACATCGGTGACGCCGACACCCGACAGGTAGCGCGGAACGTCGCAAGCGAGATTCCGGCCGCGGACCCGGGCGACGTCATCGTCCGCCGCACCGCCCAGTCGACCGCGACGGTCGAGGTGACGGCCGAGAACGTCTCCACCCAGCGGCTGGCGTCGACGCTCGACACGCTCGGGCTATCGTACGAGACGGTCCGCGACGGCGTCACCGAGCCCACGCGCGCGGAGGTCGTCCGCGTCCTCCAGAACAAGATCAACGAGGCCGGCCTCTCCGGCGGGACGGTCCAGCAGGTGACGACCGCCACCGGCGCGCACTTCATCCTCGTGGAGGTTCCGAACGAGGACCGTTCCGAAGTGGTTGACCTCGTCGAGTCGCGCGGGTCGGTCCGCGTCGACATCTACTACCGGCAGAACGGGACGTACACGACCCGCGAGGGCGTCCTCACGGGCGAGGACTTCCAGAACATCGGCACCGCTCAGGAGTCCGAGCGCGGGCCGTTCGTCCCGGTGACGGTGCGTCCGGAGGCCGCGGCGCAGTTCCAGCAGGGCGTCGTCGAGACGGGGGTCGCCCAGCCCGGCGGGGCGGCGTGCACGTACGAGGAGAACCCCAACGCGACGCAGCCGTGTCTCCTCGTCGTCGTCGACGACCGGGTCGTCAACTCCTTCGGCATGTCACCCGGCCTCGCCCAGAGCATGCGGGCCGGCGACTGGGCCGACGACCCCGCGTTCCAGCTCACCACGCGCAACTTCTCGGAGGCACAGCGCGTCTCGATCAACCTCCGCGCCGGCGAACTCCCGGCGGCGCTCGACCTCGAAGGGGAAGACGGGGGAACCTCCTCGTTCATCTCGCCGAGTCAGGGTGAGAGCTTCAAAGTCGACTCCGTCATCACCGGCATCATCGCCGTCCTCGCCGTCGCAGGAGTCGTCTTCGTCCGCTACGGCGAGGCGCGGGTGGCGCTGCCGATGATCGTCACGGCCTTCTCCGAGGTGCTCATCCTCCTCGGCTTTGCCGCCGGCATCGGGTACGCGCTCAACCTCCCCGCCATCGCCGGGTTCATCGCCGTCATCGGCACGGGAGTGGACGACCTCATCATCATCGCCGACGAGGTGATGGCCGAGGGGGACGTCTCCTCGCGGCGGATCTTCCAGTCCCGGTTCAAGAAGGCGTTCTGGGTCATCGGCGCCGCTGCGGCGACGACCGTGATCGCGATGTCGCCGCTGGCGG